A window of Mucilaginibacter robiniae genomic DNA:
TTAGCAGGTGTTGTAGTTGTTTTGGGTTTTACATGAACAGAATCCTGCGCTTGTGCAACAGTAAGGCTGGATATGGACAAAAGCAGGGTTAAAGTATTAATGCAGAACCTTTTTTTCATAGTTGAAAGTTTGATGAACAGTACAGTAAATAGTTTAATAGCTTTTTTGTTTAAATAAATACCTGTAAATAAGCTATAAATAGTAAAAGCTACCAAACATGCCTAAAATAACGAATATAGGATATCCAACCCAATTTAACCAAACCATATTTATATTAGCAGCATGAACATCGGAATGATAGGCTTGGGCGATATGGGCCGGGTATATGCTAAAGCGTTTGCAAAAGCTGGTTATACAGTTTGTGGCTGCGATTTGCCCCAGAATCGGGAAGCACTGGAAAATGAGCTGCAACCCTTAGGTATTCAGTTGCTGGATGATGGAAAGCAAGTAGCTCGTATCAGTGATTTACTGATTTACTCGGTTGAAGCTGACCGTATGGAGCAGGTAGTGGCGGAGTGCAGCGGTTCTACTAAATACGGGGCCATTGTAGCCGGACAAACATCCGTTAAGCACCCCGAAATTGCCATATTCGAGAAGTATTTACCAGCTGATGCGCAGATTGTTACTTTTCATGCCATGCATGGTGGTGGCTTTGAGCCTGCGGGTCAAAAACTAATTTTGATGCGATACCGGGCTGATGATACAACTTATCAGCGTATGCTGGATTTGTTTACAGCTATTGGATCAGACTTAGTTGAATTGGACGATTATCATGAACATGACAAGATTGTGGCCGATACCCAAGCTGTAACGCATGTAGGCTTTGAAAGCATGGGTACAGCCTGGGCCTCTGCTGGTTTCTTTCCATGGGAAAATGCTTCTTACTTAGGCGGCATTGATAATGTTAAAATTTTAATAACCCTCCGTATATTTAGCTATAAAGCTCACGTGTATGCCGGTTTGGCTATTCTGAATCCTTATGCCCGGCAGCAAGTAAGGCGTTATGCCCAGTCAGAATCAGAATTGTTTAAGCTGATGATTCAGGAGGAGGAAGATGCCTTTCGTGATCGGTTGTACCGCGCCCGCGACTTCGTTTTTCATGAAAGCCGTCGCCCCATTATGCTGAACGATGCCGTGATGGATGAGTTTACTTTTCATGGCAGCAGTACCGAGCGTAAACCTAATTCGCACCTGAGTATACTAAGTATGGTAGATGCCTGGTATCATTTGGGTATCAATCCTTATGATAATTTGGTAGGGCAAACGCCTCCTTTTCGGTTACGGTTAGGTATTGCCGAGTACTTGTTCAAGAATGAAGATTTGCTGGAAGAATCTATTCAAACCGCTTTGTATGACAAGTCTATCCGCGGCGATGATTTAGAATTTCACTCTGCCGTACGCGAATGGTCATCTATTATCAATTATGGTGATATGGAAGGCTATAAAAAGCATTTTAACCAGGTTCAGGCTTTCTTTAAAGATAGGTTAGAGGAAGGGCAGAAACACAGTGCCGATATGATTAGGCGACTAATGCGAAGTTGAACCTAAGATGGTAACCACTTATTATAGGGTAGTATTACAGCATCATCTGCGCAGTTAAAGCAGTTTTGAGTTTACTTGATTTCTAGGTGGTTACTTAAATCTTTATTTATTAAAAATTTAGTGTTGTTCTACACTATTCATCTGTAGCAAGGTTACTGCATCAATTTCTAATATTTCCGCAATACAAAGCAGGCGGTTTAAGGTAATATTGTTACGCCCTAATTCTATTTTACTGTAGGCATTTTGTGAAATTTTCAGCTTGGCTGCCAGGTATTCCTGTGTATAATTCTTATCTTCTCTAATTTTTCTGATATTAGCAGCTACTGCCAGAGCTTTAAGGTCGCACAATGACTTCATGGGTAAATGGAATAAGCAATAAAATGGTTAGCCAAGCTGCTGCAGTTGGTAAGCTGACAGCTATCTTTTAGGTTTATACGAATAGCTATTTAACAGGGTTTATATTAAATGGTGTTAAAAATGTCATTCTCTGAAGTTTTAAAAGCAAGGGAAGGCAGCTTATATTGTGATAAAGCGAGCTAATTGTCAAATAAAAGCGTCTGTATTTTTAGTAAAGCAATACATCAATGCGATGGGCATGCACAATCTGCAATTGGTCTGACCAGGCAAAAACAGTAAACTGCCCATCTTGTGAAGCTACCAGGGCAACTGCATTATGCTGATCGAATACAAACTGTGCGGCAGCTAAATGCCGGGTACCCCCATGCTGTGCCGGATGCACTTTGGTAGCTTTTACACCAGCTACAGGTTCGGTCAAAATGATTTGTTCAACCGGGGTGCTGTTTGCTGCACGGGCCACTTTAGCGCCAAAAGCCAATAAATCATATTGTTCATTAATTATTGTGGCACCATCTACAGCCGTAAACCCTCCTATGATATCGATAGCTTGTAACAATGCTTCCTGCCATTCCAGCTTGTCTTTTTCAGGTTCACGGTATTGGAGTAAGTTGCTGATAGCACAATAGCTGGGCGTAACCGGATAATTGATTGGATGCACTACAGATCGGTGCCAATCGTCAAAACCTTGCGGAACTATGAGTACTAAGCCGCCTCGACGGTGTAACCGCATAGAAGCTGCCAGTTGTACTAAAATGTTAAACGACTCGCCCATAAAAGCAGGGAGTGGCATACGCATCAGGGAAGATAATAATGCCGGACAATTCGATATGCCCATAGATTGTTCATCCAGAATTTTAATCTGGTCGCCATGCAAAACCGCAACGTTAACAAACTTCCCAAATCCACCAATACGTCGGTGCTTAACTACCAGCAGGCCAGGTTCAATAACTTCCAGCACAAAGCATATTTTAGGTATATAGTGAGTGGTGCCCCAAACGTAAAGCCCATCAGCCTGTTGCCATACCCCCAAA
This region includes:
- a CDS encoding prephenate dehydrogenase translates to MNIGMIGLGDMGRVYAKAFAKAGYTVCGCDLPQNREALENELQPLGIQLLDDGKQVARISDLLIYSVEADRMEQVVAECSGSTKYGAIVAGQTSVKHPEIAIFEKYLPADAQIVTFHAMHGGGFEPAGQKLILMRYRADDTTYQRMLDLFTAIGSDLVELDDYHEHDKIVADTQAVTHVGFESMGTAWASAGFFPWENASYLGGIDNVKILITLRIFSYKAHVYAGLAILNPYARQQVRRYAQSESELFKLMIQEEEDAFRDRLYRARDFVFHESRRPIMLNDAVMDEFTFHGSSTERKPNSHLSILSMVDAWYHLGINPYDNLVGQTPPFRLRLGIAEYLFKNEDLLEESIQTALYDKSIRGDDLEFHSAVREWSSIINYGDMEGYKKHFNQVQAFFKDRLEEGQKHSADMIRRLMRS
- a CDS encoding helix-turn-helix domain-containing protein, coding for MKSLCDLKALAVAANIRKIREDKNYTQEYLAAKLKISQNAYSKIELGRNNITLNRLLCIAEILEIDAVTLLQMNSVEQH
- a CDS encoding putative sensor domain DACNV-containing protein, coding for MLSESTYLPARIIAPAIEAHFATHLALADDLGEGNLASPTHSSIIEAVIDVAFWASLRREEGHSPTISLALLHPDQAEQPLIFGRQLRLTPQNLIKLAPAVAQPGIHLGVWQQADGLYVWGTTHYIPKICFVLEVIEPGLLVVKHRRIGGFGKFVNVAVLHGDQIKILDEQSMGISNCPALLSSLMRMPLPAFMGESFNILVQLAASMRLHRRGGLVLIVPQGFDDWHRSVVHPINYPVTPSYCAISNLLQYREPEKDKLEWQEALLQAIDIIGGFTAVDGATIINEQYDLLAFGAKVARAANSTPVEQIILTEPVAGVKATKVHPAQHGGTRHLAAAQFVFDQHNAVALVASQDGQFTVFAWSDQLQIVHAHRIDVLLY